TCTCGCAGTAAAAGACGTTCAGACTGTATGACAACCATCAAGTTCACTTTAATTACGTGTGGATCTCTGCAAGTTATGGCTCGTCTTCCGCTCCTATAAAATGTATGCATACTGCATACGCTTTAGATGATGGAGAAGTAGCCATCATGATCACTTCCTTTTTCGGAAGAATGTCGATCTGTCCTTTTGACATACGTATTCGAATCTGCTTCTATTAGTTGTTGAATTTCTTTTGGTGTTTGAGCTACTTTGCTGATGAACTCTTCTTCAGTGTCAAAATCTGCCAGGTCTATGTAGATCAGTGTGTTTTTCAGAGATCTGTGTCCCATTTTTCTCTGAACGTGAACTATGTCTCTGGTTTTGTGATATAGCATGGTTCCATAGAAGTGTCTGAGATCGTAGAGTCTTACCTGCTTTAATTCTTGTTTGTTATAGGTTTCTGCTATTCTTTTTCTTAGCTTGAACCAGTTGCTTTGAAGCGTTTTTGAGCTTGGAAATATCTCTTTGTTGACTGATTGCATGTTAGAGACTAACTGCTTTAGTAGTGCCAGGGTTTCCTTTTTGATTCGTAAAACTCTTGCTTCTCCACCTTTGGCTGTCTCTGGATAAACTAAACCTTTGTGCAAGTCGATTTGTTTCAAAGTTAATCTTGAAACTTCGATAGGTCTTAGTCCACATTCCTTTACCAGTTTAAACGCTACTCGGTTTCTTGTTCTTGTATAGCTGATTATCAGGTCTATGTCAGATTCTAAGGGCAATTTCTTAATGCTGAAGGCTCTTTGATGCCTGGGCTTCCTCCACTCTAAACAGTGAAAAACAGCATAGTGATTGTAAGCATTAACGATGTTTTCTTTGTAACCGTTTGACCAGTCCACCCTAACTATGAACTCCTTCACTTTCTCAGGATTATCTAAATCAGCGTGTTTTCCCAGATTTCTTAATCTTCTTCCTATCGGTTTTATTGTGTTTTCTGAGTATCCATCCTTTCTCATTTGCCATAAAACTTGGAAAATACGTTGTGCAGTGGGTTCGTTTAAAGTGCGGGGGGTGGGACCCCCACCCAACTTTACCGGCAAAAAAGCATACCAAATATGCTTGGCGAGAGTTCGAAACTCCCGGGCTACCACGAAACCCAAATCCAGACGGCGTTCGAACTCTTGGTTCAGTGGTTATTGAGGTCAAGTTTTATCCAACCAACCACGCCTAAATGTCACTTCTTTCGCATTCTAGTTAAATAGTGAGATTCATCACTAGAGACAGCCCAACAAGAACCCCTCTACAAAATCCGTAATCGAGAAACCTGAATATTCAAAGTGTAAAAAGCAACCTATTCGAATCCCCAAAGCAATAGATATCATGCCCATTGCCAATATGCTCTCGTCTTTGAGCCGCATTCCACTTCACCTTGTCCGTAAAGATGTTAGCACGGTTTGGGAATAAACTTTACCATCTACCCCACTTGCGCTGCCTATATAGATTTGCGCGTATGAATGCGGTTCACATGAGGTTGTTGGCGAAATATCTGCTCTTTAACTGAAACGTTTCTGAAGCGAAGATAGCAACTGTTCTATGCTTAGATCTCTGTATCCTAACATTCTAGCAAGT
The Candidatus Bathyarchaeota archaeon genome window above contains:
- a CDS encoding site-specific integrase, encoding MRKDGYSENTIKPIGRRLRNLGKHADLDNPEKVKEFIVRVDWSNGYKENIVNAYNHYAVFHCLEWRKPRHQRAFSIKKLPLESDIDLIISYTRTRNRVAFKLVKECGLRPIEVSRLTLKQIDLHKGLVYPETAKGGEARVLRIKKETLALLKQLVSNMQSVNKEIFPSSKTLQSNWFKLRKRIAETYNKQELKQVRLYDLRHFYGTMLYHKTRDIVHVQRKMGHRSLKNTLIYIDLADFDTEEEFISKVAQTPKEIQQLIEADSNTYVKRTDRHSSEKGSDHDGYFSII